Proteins co-encoded in one Pseudomonas fluorescens genomic window:
- the mqo gene encoding malate dehydrogenase (quinone) → MFKKVNTALLGLALAMGMTSANADEAKKVDVLLIGGGIMSTTLGVWINELEPSWSMEMVERLDGVALESSNGWNNAGTGHSALAELNYTPEDDKGNVTIPKAVEINEAFQVSRQFWAWQVQQGVLKNPRSFINTTPHMSFVWGDDNIKFLKKRYEALQASPLFAGMQYSEDPAVIKKWVPLMMEGRDPNQKIAATWSPLGTDMNFGEITRQFASYLQTKPNFDLKLSSEVQDITKNADGTWRVSYKNLKDGTKTETDAKFVFIGAGGGALHLLQKSGIEEAKEYAGFPVGGSFLVTDNPAIAEQHLAKAYGKASVGAPPMSVPHLDTRVLDGKRVILFGPFATFSTKFLKEGSYLDLLTSTTTHNIWPMTRVGIKEYPLVEYLAGQLMLSDEDRLNALKEYFPNAKAEDWRLWQAGQRVQIIKRDEAAGGVLKLGTEIVASKDGSIAGLLGASPGASTAAPIMLSVLQKVFKDKVATPEWQAKLHQIVPSYGTQLNNDPAKVAEEWAYTAKILQLPTPPAIGQAAPAAAPASAEKPQAPKESAARDMAL, encoded by the coding sequence ATGTTTAAAAAAGTGAACACAGCCCTGCTGGGTCTGGCTTTGGCGATGGGGATGACATCCGCCAATGCTGACGAAGCAAAAAAAGTCGACGTCCTGCTGATCGGCGGCGGCATCATGAGCACCACCCTTGGTGTGTGGATCAATGAGCTGGAGCCAAGCTGGTCGATGGAAATGGTCGAGCGCCTCGACGGCGTCGCCCTGGAAAGCTCCAACGGCTGGAACAACGCCGGTACCGGTCACTCGGCGCTGGCCGAGCTGAACTACACCCCGGAAGACGATAAGGGCAACGTAACGATCCCGAAAGCCGTCGAGATCAACGAAGCGTTCCAGGTCTCCCGTCAGTTCTGGGCCTGGCAGGTTCAGCAAGGCGTTCTGAAGAACCCTCGCTCGTTCATCAACACCACTCCGCACATGAGCTTCGTGTGGGGCGATGACAACATCAAGTTCCTGAAAAAGCGCTACGAAGCCCTGCAGGCGAGCCCGCTGTTCGCCGGCATGCAGTACTCCGAAGACCCGGCCGTGATCAAGAAGTGGGTTCCGCTGATGATGGAAGGGCGTGACCCGAACCAGAAAATCGCGGCCACCTGGAGCCCGCTGGGCACCGACATGAACTTTGGCGAAATCACCCGCCAGTTCGCCAGTTACCTGCAGACCAAGCCTAACTTCGATCTGAAACTGTCGAGCGAAGTACAGGACATCACCAAGAATGCCGATGGTACCTGGCGCGTCAGCTACAAGAACCTGAAAGACGGCACCAAGACTGAAACCGACGCCAAGTTCGTGTTCATCGGCGCCGGTGGCGGTGCCCTGCACCTGCTGCAGAAGTCCGGTATCGAAGAAGCCAAGGAATACGCTGGCTTCCCGGTAGGCGGCTCGTTCCTGGTGACCGATAACCCGGCCATCGCCGAACAGCACCTGGCCAAGGCTTACGGTAAGGCTTCGGTTGGTGCGCCTCCGATGTCCGTTCCGCACCTGGACACCCGCGTCCTGGACGGCAAGCGCGTCATCCTGTTTGGCCCGTTCGCAACCTTCAGCACCAAGTTCCTGAAGGAAGGTTCGTACCTGGACCTGCTGACCAGCACCACCACCCACAACATCTGGCCTATGACCAGGGTCGGCATCAAGGAATACCCGCTGGTCGAGTACCTGGCCGGTCAACTGATGCTGTCGGATGAAGACCGTCTGAACGCGCTGAAGGAATACTTCCCGAACGCGAAAGCCGAAGACTGGCGCCTGTGGCAAGCCGGCCAGCGCGTGCAGATCATCAAGCGTGATGAAGCCGCTGGCGGCGTGCTGAAACTGGGCACCGAGATCGTTGCTTCGAAAGACGGCTCCATCGCCGGTCTGCTGGGCGCATCGCCAGGCGCATCGACCGCTGCACCGATCATGCTGAGCGTGCTGCAGAAAGTCTTCAAGGACAAGGTCGCTACCCCTGAGTGGCAGGCCAAGCTGCACCAGATCGTTCCAAGCTACGGAACCCAGCTGAACAACGATCCGGCCAAAGTGGCCGAAGAGTGGGCTTACACCGCCAAGATCCTGCAACTGCCAACGCCACCGGCGATTGGCCAGGCTGCACCTGCGGCGGCACCTGCTTCGGCTGAAAAGCCACAGGCTCCGAAAGAAAGTGCTGCACGTGACATGGCTCTGTAA
- a CDS encoding nuclear transport factor 2 family protein — protein MSKLNLHPNAAESLNRWHDMIRTGNLKALPDLLDPQAVFRSPMAHTPYPGAPVVSMILNTVFNVFEDFKYHRELATADGLNVVLEFSAKVGSKELKGIDMIRFDEQGKIVEFEVMVRPLSGLQALGEEMGRRLGAYLANAKA, from the coding sequence ATGTCCAAGCTGAACCTGCACCCCAACGCCGCCGAATCCCTGAACCGCTGGCATGACATGATCCGTACCGGCAACCTGAAAGCCCTGCCCGACCTGCTCGATCCACAAGCCGTGTTTCGCTCGCCGATGGCCCACACGCCTTACCCCGGCGCACCGGTGGTCTCGATGATCCTCAACACTGTGTTCAACGTATTCGAAGACTTCAAATACCACCGTGAACTGGCGACGGCGGATGGCTTGAACGTAGTGCTGGAGTTCAGCGCAAAGGTTGGGTCGAAGGAGCTCAAGGGTATCGACATGATCCGCTTCGATGAACAGGGGAAGATCGTCGAGTTCGAAGTGATGGTGCGGCCGTTGAGCGGGTTGCAGGCGCTGGGGGAGGAAATGGGCCGGCGCCTGGGGGCTTATCTGGCAAACGCCAAAGCCTGA
- a CDS encoding CAP domain-containing protein: MRHAARSSRFVSLCLLLLSPLLAPTAHAGAERQLAAAINDLRAHPQRCDRRPAQRLAPLALKQNIALPIGYGYGGGLREQLKSSGYAAVAVRSIRIVGAEDAEEAFDQLQDEHCSALLDAQYADIGISHARSEWQVVLARPLIDSRMGDNRSVGKALLAQVNAARARPRLCGRQRFAAARPLSWNPSLGAAAQGHSKAMAYGNYFAHQDPDGDMPADRARSAGYRGRQIGENIAAGQSSPGSAMAGWLASPGHCANLMNPMFTQVGAGFASDARSDNGVYWTMLFGAP; encoded by the coding sequence ATGCGCCACGCCGCTCGTTCGTCTCGCTTCGTATCGCTGTGCCTGTTGCTCCTCTCCCCTCTGCTAGCCCCCACCGCCCATGCCGGCGCGGAACGACAACTGGCGGCCGCCATCAATGACCTGCGCGCCCATCCGCAACGCTGTGACCGACGCCCGGCACAACGCCTGGCGCCGCTGGCGCTCAAGCAGAACATTGCGTTGCCCATCGGCTATGGCTACGGCGGCGGGTTGCGCGAGCAGTTGAAGTCTTCCGGTTATGCGGCAGTGGCCGTGCGCAGCATCCGCATTGTCGGGGCCGAGGATGCCGAAGAGGCGTTCGATCAGTTGCAGGACGAACATTGCAGCGCGCTGCTGGATGCGCAGTATGCCGACATCGGTATCAGCCACGCCCGCAGCGAATGGCAAGTGGTGCTGGCCCGTCCGCTGATCGACAGTCGCATGGGTGACAACCGCAGCGTCGGCAAGGCCCTGCTGGCGCAAGTCAACGCTGCCCGCGCCCGGCCGCGCCTGTGCGGACGCCAGCGTTTCGCCGCTGCCCGGCCTCTGAGCTGGAACCCGTCCCTCGGCGCCGCGGCTCAGGGCCACAGCAAGGCCATGGCCTACGGCAACTACTTCGCTCACCAGGACCCGGACGGCGACATGCCGGCGGATCGTGCCCGATCCGCCGGTTACCGTGGGCGGCAGATCGGCGAGAACATCGCCGCCGGGCAAAGCTCACCGGGCAGTGCGATGGCCGGCTGGCTCGCCAGCCCCGGACACTGCGCCAACCTGATGAACCCGATGTTCACCCAGGTCGGCGCCGGTTTTGCCAGTGATGCCCGCAGTGACAACGGTGTGTACTGGACGATGTTGTTCGGCGCGCCTTGA